A single window of Oreochromis aureus strain Israel breed Guangdong linkage group 7, ZZ_aureus, whole genome shotgun sequence DNA harbors:
- the tnfrsfa gene encoding tumor necrosis factor receptor superfamily, member a, whose product MNFDPVVGKLHTLTMQVKVAALFIWVVCRAAEPPAAQWSNEAHVNRTLRLHKSCVENEQYLHQGLCCLNCKAGTYVHQPCERDLEFGICLPCEHGQTHTEHNNGMFRCLPCTHCRSDQEEIASCTTTADTKCQCKPNTFCVPDQACEVCKRCAKCKPHEEEVKKCTPFSNTVCRKRPTSPTRITPSLSPTLDPPASIIVPLCIFMAIVIIIVIALALWWFIFKQRSCEIPCLKLHCESSEIVKIPIDESGATAEERQNDQNAGLEGEESRPDSRPLLQETQAGMTKASPPLEDEDRGLGDSLPNTTSSSQTSLSALPTAVSNTPHQSPATFRQLPVDLDDPLRCRLVPVQGSEKSLRKSFDLFDEYLDVRIHNKFFRMIGVSDNHIRLAESGTSSDKVYELLKNWMQRQGLRADINDLLDTLLTMDQRRSAESIASEALRRGYYKHADTP is encoded by the exons ACCTTGACGATGCAGGTGAAGGTGGCAGCACTCTTCATCTGGGTTGTGTGTCGTGCAGCAGAACCTCCAGCAGCTCAGTGGTCCAATGAAGCACACGTAAACCGAACACTTCGACTACACAAATCCTGCGTGGAGAATGAACAGTACTTGCACCAGGGACTCTGCTGCCTCAATTGCAAAGCTG GAACATATGTGCATCAGCCCTGTGAAAGAGACCTAGAATTCGGGATCTGTCTTCCCTGTGAACATGGACAGACCCACACAGAGCACAACAACGGGATGTTCCGCTGCTTGCCGTGTACTCACTGCCGCTCAG ATCAGGAGGAAATTGCTTCCTGCACCACAactgcagacaccaagtgccaGTGCAAACCGAATACCTTCTGTGTTCCGGACCAGGCCTGCGAAGTCTGCAAGCGCTGTGCCAA GTGTAAACCTCATGAAGAGGAGGTAAAAAAGTGCACACCGTTTTCTAACACTGTGTGCCGAAAACGCCCTACGTCCCCCACACGAATCACTCCATCTCTTTCGCCCACGTTGGATCCTCCGGCGAGCATCA ttgtaCCTCTGTGCATTTTCATGGCCATTGTTATCATCATCGTTATCGCACTGGCTCTGTGGTGGTTCATTTTCAAGCAGCGTTCATGTGAAATACCAT GCTTGAAGCTCCACTGCGAGTCCAGTGAAATTGTCAAGATTCCCATT GATGAGAGTGGAGCCACAGCAGAGGAGCGACAGAATGATCAAAACGCGGGTCTGGAGGGCGAGGAGTCCCGCCCAGACTCAAGGCCGCTCCTGCAGGAGACCCAGGCTGGGATGACCAAGGCCTCCCCGCCCCTCGAAGATGAAGACCGAGGATTAGGGGACAGCTTGCCCAACACCACTAGTTCCTCTCAAACTAGCCTGTCAGCCCTTCCCACAGCGGTTTCCAACACCCCGCACCAGAGCCCCGCTACCTTCAGACAGCTGCCTGTAGATCTG GATGATCCTCTGCGATGTCGACTGGTGCCAGTACAAG GGTCTGAAAAATCCCTGAGGAAGAGCTTCGATTTATTCGACGAGTACTTGGACGTGCGGATCCACAACAAGTTCTTCAGAATGATTGGAGTCAGTGACAACCACATTCGGCTTGCGGAGAGCGGCACCTCCAGCGATAAAGTGTATGAACTGCTGAAGAACTGGATGCAGAGGCAGGGACTCCGAGCCGACATCAATGACCTGCTAGACACTTTGCTGACTATGGACCAGCGACGTTCAGCCGAGAGCATCGCCTCCGAAGCCCTCCGAAGGGGCTACTACAAACACGCAGACACGCCCTGA